The Pseudomonadota bacterium genome segment TAGTCGGGCGAGCATGGGCAACAGGGGACTGGGACGAGCGATACATGCTCGTGGGTTTACGATGGGGCGGCTTAAGGGTGCGCAGGGTGTCACGGGCACGGTTGCGGTGGGAACGTCGTTGGTGAGCGACAATCCCGAGCGCGGCGTGGCGCTTCGCGCTTAACAGGCACGATGACCGATTCGCACAGGAGCGAGAGAATATCATGGAGTTGGCGCAAATCACGTACGAGGACTTCGCCAAGGTGGAGATGCGCGTGGGGCGCATCGTGGCGGTGGAGCCCTTCCCTCGCGCGAGGAAGCCGGCCTGGCGCCTGACGATCGATTTCGGTGAGTTCGGCACCCGCCGCTCGAGCGCCCAGATCACCAACTACTCAGAGCAAGCGCTGCTGGAGCGCCTGGTGGTGGCGGTGGCGAACTTCCCGCCGCGGAACATCGCGGGGTTTCAGTCGGAAGTGTTGGTGCTGGGGGCAACGGACGAGGAGGGCAACATCAAGTTGCTGGCGCCGGATGCCGGGGTGGTGCCGGGCGCCCTGATCCACTAGGGAAGCTCTGCACAAGTCCGATCGGGGACGGTGAGCGGACTTATGCAGAGCTTCCCTAGACGCGCGATAGCGTTTGCGCTCCCCGTGAGCGCGCACCCTATTGCGAGGGCACGAGCTCCCGCGAGTTGCGCATGTTGCGGAACACCAGTGGCTTCTCGGGCACGGTGCCCGCCTCGGCCCGCGCCTCGATGGCGTCGATCTCCTCCAACAGGGCCGACTTGTGCGGGGACTTCGCGCAGACCGGATCAGCGTTGCGCGCATCGCCCGTGAGCATGTAAGCCTGGCAGCGACAGCCGCCGAAGTCCTTGGTCTTCTCCGGGCAGGAGCGACAGGGCTCGGCCATCCAATCGAAGCCGCGGAAGGCGTTGAAGGCGTCGGAAGTGCACCAGGCATCGAAGGTGCTCACGTTCTTCAGGTTGGGGAACTCGAGGCCCGGCAACTGGCCCGCCGCATGGCAGGGCATGGCCCGACCGTCGGGCACCACGGTGAGGAACACCGATCCCCAGCCGTTCATGCAGGCCTTCGGGCGGTCCTCGAAGTAGTCGGGCACCACGTAGATGATCTTCATCTTGCCGGCCATCTTGGCCTGGTACTGATGGGCGATGGCCTCGGCGCGCTCGAGCTGGGCGCGGGTGGGCAGGAGGTGATCGGCGTTCACCTTGGACCAGCCGTAGTACTGGGTGCTCGCGAGCTCGACGAAGTCCGCCTCCAGATCGATGGCCATGTCGAGGATGGCCTCGATCTGATCGATGTTTTGGCGGTGAATGACGATGTTCAGCACCATCGGGTAGCCGTGGGCCTTCACCGCCCGTGCCATGTCGAGCTTGTGCTGGAAGCTGTTGGTGCCGGCGATGTAGTTGTTGAGGGTCTCGTCGCTGGCTTGGAAGCTGATCTGGATGTGGTCGAGGCCAGCTTCGCGGAAGGCCGCCACGCGTGCCTCGTCCATGCCGACGCCGCTGGTGATCAGGTTCGAGTAGTAGCCGAGCTCGCGCCCGTAGGCGATCAGTTCCTCGAGGTCTTTGCGCACCAGGGGCTCACCACCGGAGAAGCCGAGCTGCACAGCGCCCATGGCACGGGCGTCGTAGAGCACCTTCTTCCATTCCTCCGTGGTCATCTCCTCGCGATAGCGGGCCATGTCCACAGGGTTGGAGCAGTAGGGGCACTGCAAGGGGCAGCGGTAGGTGAGTTCGGCGAGCAGCCAATGGGGGCGCGTGATGCCCTCAGGCAGGTCGATCGGTGCCGGGGCGTTGCTCTCGAGCACGATGCGGCGTGCGGCCGCTTCGTTCGGGCCTTCAGAAGGTGCCAGCCAACGCGAGCCTTTGGCGTGGGTGAGGAACGCCAGCACGTCGTCGTCGAGGTCGGCGCCGTTGAACAGGGCTTTCAGTTCGGCGATGAGCTCATCGACCGTGCGGCTGCCGTCGCAGCGGCGCAGGATTTCGATGGCGCTCGGCGCGAGCTTCACCATGCCTTCGGGGTAGAGCAGGACGGGCGCGCCCTGCACGGGTTCGAACTGCAAACGGTAGATCGACGAGATCTCGTAGCGATCCGCGCGATCGATCTGCGGCGCTGCTGGTGCGTTCATCAGTCCTCGCAGCAGTAGAAGGGTGGTTTCTTCTCGATGTAGGCCATCCACATGGCGTCGAGCATCGACCACAGGATGTCGAGCTTGAACTGCAGGATGTTGAGGGCGTACTCCTGCTCGTAGCGCGTCTTGAAGGTGTCCAGCGTGACCGTGAGGCCATGCTGCACGTCGCGGCGCGCTTCCGACAGGCGCTTGCGGAAGTAGGCGTAGCCGCTGGCGTCGATCCAGGGGTAGTGATCGGGCCAGTTGTCCAGGCGCTTCTGGTGAATTTTCGGAGCGAACAGTTCCGTTAGGGAGGAGGCCGCAGCTTCCTGCCAGGTCGCGCGTCGGGCGAAGTTGTAGTAGGCGTCGATGGCGAAGCGCACGCCGGGCAGCACGTGGCGGTGGTCTTCGAGTTCTTCGCGCTCGAGGCCGACCGCGGCGCCCAAGGCGAGCCATGCTTCCAGGCCCCCTTCGTCGCCGTCGCTGCCGTCGTGGTCGAGGATGCGCTGAATCCACAGGCGTCGGGTCGCGCGATCGGGGCAGTTCGCCATGATCGCCGCGTCCTTCACAGGAATCGTCGTCTGGTAGTAGTAGCGATTGGCGGTCCAGCCGCGGATCGCCTCGGCGTCCAGCTCGCCGCTGTTCATCCGCACCTGGAAGGGGTGGTGGATGTGATAGAGGCGCTCTTTTTCCTGCAGCTTGGCTTGAAACTCCTCACGGGAGTAGGGCGCTTCGTCGGGTACACGACGCGGCAGGAACGCTTCGATCATCAGGTTGTTTCTCGGGGAGGGCGGCGACCGAGGGAGAAGGGGTCGCGTCAGGGAGGTTGGGGAATCGCCGTTGTTCGGCGATTCCCCCAACCGCTAAAGGCTTAGCGGTTGTTGATGTACATCGTCACTTCGAAGCCAAAGCGGATGTCGCTGTACTCAGGGGTTTCCCACTTCATGGTGTCTCTCCAATAAGGTTGTTGGACTGAAGCTATACCGGCTACGCCGGAAGCGGTACGAGCGAAGTTGCTCTCGCTCTGTGCGTAGTCCTCTGCAATCACCGGGCCAACTTTGAAGACGGTCTAGGTAGCTCGTAACTCCCTGATTTCTAGACAATCAGCGCGTTGCGCTGCAGCAGGAAAAACTCTGATTGGTGCATATCAACCAGCGGCATTGGTTGAGAGCACCCGATTGCCGCACGGGCTGGCGAAAGGGTCGGCACACGCCGTAATCTCCCCGCCTTTCTCAAAGGAACTCGAGGAGCCTTGGCTATGCAGATACGCGTGCTGGGATCGGCAGCAGGGGGCGGCTACCCCCAATGGAACTGCAACCACCCCAACAGCCGGCGGGCGCGTGCCGCCGACCCCGCGGCGCCCCAGCGCACCCAGTCGTCGCTGGCGGTCAGCGCCGACGGCAGCAACTGGGCCCTGTTCAATGCGTCTCCCGACCTGCGCCAGCAGATCAATGACAACGACATCCTGCACCCCCGCACGGGGCTGCGGGACAGCCCTATCCAGGCCGTGGTGTTGACCAACGCCGATGTCGATCACGTGGCCGGGCTGATCAACCTGCGCGAGTCGCAGGCCTACAACATCTACGCGACGCAACGCGTGCTGGGCGTGCTCGACGCCAACCCCATCTTCAACGTGCTGAATCCCGCCTTCGTCGATCGACGCTCGATGACCCTCGGCGAGGACCTTCACCTGCACGGTGCGCAGGACCTCGACCTCGGGATCACCGTCCATCCCTTCGCCGTGCCCGGCAAGGTCGCCCTGTGGCTCGAGGACGAGAGCAAGGGCGACAACTTCGGGTCCGTCGACGAAGACACGATCGGCTTAGAGGTGAAGCGCGCCAACGGCGAGACCGCCTTTTTCTATCTGCCCGCCTGCGCGCGCATGACCGAGGAGCTGGCCGCGCGCCTGCAGGGAGCTCCGCTGGTGCTCTTCGATGGCACGCTCTGGGTGGACGATGAGATGGTCCGCGACGGAGTGGGCGTGAAGACCGGAAAGCGCATGGGCCATATGAGCCTCTCCGGCGACGACGGCTCCATCGAAGCCTTCAAGCACATCGATGTGCAGCGCAAGGTGTTCATTCACATCAACACCACCAACCCCGTGCTGGCCGCGGACACACCGCAGCGCGCCGAGGTCGAGGCCGCCGGTTGGGAGGTCTCCTACGACGGCATGGCGATTTCTCTCTAGGTAGGGATGGTGCCTTGACGCTGCTGACCGGTCCTCGGTCAGCAGCCTCCGCCGGTCGCTGCCGGACCGAGCGGATAGTTTCGTAAGAATTCCGTGACGAACCTGTGATCACTCCCCGCGACCATACGGGCCATCCCGATCGCCGCGAACGTCGGCGCTCGGGTTACCTGATCTTGTTCGCTTGAATTTCTAGGGGAATCGAACACATGCAAAAGAACCTCATCGCCGTCGGCGCGCTCGCCCTGACCGCTGCCGCCACCAGCATCGCCCACGCTGACACCTTCGAAGTGTCCGTTACCAACATCTCCCGCGGCGTGCAGTTCACGCCGATCCTGGTGGTCGCGCACTCCGCCGACATCGCCCTGTGGGAGTTCGGTGCGCCCGCGTCGGACGAGCTGGCATTCCTGGCGGAAGACGGTGACACCACGCCGCTGCAGACGCTGCTCGCCACCGTGCCCGATCTCGTCAGCGACTTCGGTGCCACCGAGGGCCTGACCGACCCCGGTTCGTCCGCGTCGGTGATCGTCGAGGGCGGCGAAGGGTTCGATCGCATCAGCCTGGCGGCGATGCTCCTGCCCACCAACGATAGCTTCGTCGGCGCCGACAGCCTGCGCGTTCCCCGTCGCGTCGGCGGCACCCGCACCTACTTCGCTATCGGCCTGGACGCTGGCAGCGAGCCGAACGATGAAGACTGCGACAACATCCCCGGCCCGACCTGCGGCGGCGCCGGCGCCAGCCCGGACGAGGGCGGTGAAGGCTACGTGCACGTGAGCGGCGGCATTGCTGGTATCGCCGACGTCACCGCTTCGGTCTACGACTGGCGCAACCCGGTCGCCCGCGTGACCATCACGCGCATCGACTAAGTTAAGCGATTCGATCGTTGTCGGCCGAGGTGACTCGGCCGTGCCTGCGGCTCGTCCCATCTCGCTCGGGGCGAGCCGCTTTTTTTGTCCTGGTGCTGCGCCGCGGCGCAGGTGACCGGCCGTGACGCCGCCCCAAGGCTGCCCTACAGTCATTGCTCGCCCTCCCAGCACGGAGTTCGAGTGCCATGATCCGACCGGTCATCCCGGCCGATGCTGCGTCCATCGCGCGCATCTACAACCACTACGTCACGCACACCACCGCCACCTTCGAGGAAACCCCGGTCAGCGCAGGGGAGATGCAGGGGCGGATCGATCAGGTGGCACGAGCGAAGCTGCCGTGGTTGGTCGCCGAGGATGAGTCGGGCGAGATCACCGGCTACGCCTACGCCACGCGCTGGAAGGACCGCACCGCCTACCGCTACGCGGCCGAGGTCTCCGTGTACCTCGCGCCATCGAGCGTCGGTAAGGGCCTGGGGTCCGCGCTCTATGGGGAACTGTTCCCACTCACTGCGCAGTGCGGGCTACGCACCCTGCTCGCCGGTATCACCCTGCCGAATCCGGTCAGCGTCGCCTTGCACGAGAAGTTCGCCATGACGCAGTGCGCTCGCCTGCCCAAGGTGGGCTACAAGTTCGAGCAGTGGCTCGACGTGGGCTATTGGGTGCTCGACCTGCACGAGCATCCGCCGACCTGAGGGCGGGTGTCAGAGGCGTCTCTCCGCGGTAGACTGCTGGGGCATGGAGCGGGTCGGCCTCGCTTCTGGCGTTGGATCATCGAGGACTAGCCTGTGCCGCATTCCACCAAGCCGCTGGAGCAACTCGTTGAGCACGCGGGATCTTTCGCGCAGCTCATGCTGAGCACCTTTGGCGAGTTCTACCCCTTTGCGTGCGCCCTGGACGCCGAGGGCGAGCTGAGCACACTCGACGCAGACGATGAGGACCAGAGCCCCGTCTCGCAAAATCTCATCGAGCAGCTGCGCGAGGAGGTGCGCCTGCGCGTGCCGCGTGCTGAGGTGGTCGCCACCGCCGTGGCCTACGATGCCCGGGTGCAGATTCGTGACCGGGACATCGACAGCGATGCGGTGGTCATCGAGGTGGACCAGGTGGCGGAAGATCCGTCGATCGTCTTCATGCTCTACCGCCGCGAGGGCGGCAGTATCGAGTACGGGGATGTGCTCGTGCAGCCCGGCACGGGGGAGCAGTACGGCGCCCGCTAGCGTCGCGCGCCACGGCTAGCGAGCGCGTTCGCTGAAGGACGCGTAACCGAAGGGCCTGGCGACACAACGCTAGGGTCTTCACTTGGATCAATCGCAGGCTTCTACGATGATGGATGTCGAGACACCGCGCCCCCCGCTACCTCCCTTTTCCCGCGAAGATGCCCTGATCAAGGTGCGCAAAGCCGAAGACGCCTGGAACACGCGCGATCCAGACGCGGTGGTCCTCGCCTATACGCTCGCTACGCAGTGGCGCAACCGCTCCGAGTTCCCTCGCGGTCGCGCCGAGGTGCACGCCTTCTTGACGCGCAAGTGGCAGCGCGAGCTGGACTATCGGCTCATCAAGGAGTTGTGGGCGCACGAGGGCAACCGGATCGCCGTACGTTTCGCCTACGAGTGGCACGACCAGGCCGGCAATTGGTTCCGCTCCTACGGCAACGAAAACTGGGAGTTCGCGGAAAACGGACTGATGCACCAGCGCCACGCGAGTATCAACGACGTGAAGATTCGCGAGGCAGATCGCAAGTATCACTGGCCCCAGGGCCGGCGCCCGGACGATCATCCCTCCCTGTCTGATCTCGGCCTGTAGGGTGGCCATGGGGGAGGCGCGTGCCTGATTCTCCCGCTCACCCCGGTGAGTCCCTGATCTGCACGGCACGTCTGCGCATGCGTCACCTGGACGAGCGCGACGCCCTGTTTCTGGTCGAGCTCCTCAACGATCCTCAGTTCATCGCCCTGATCGGCGATCGCGAAGTGCGCACGCACGACGACGCGTTAGCCTTCCTGGAGTACAGCATTCGGGACAGTTACCGCGCCCACGGCTTTGGCCCCTACCTCATCGAGTGGCACGGCGATGAGCAGGATGCGGGGCTTGCCGCCGGGCTGTGCGGCTTGTACCGACGCGATTACCTCACCTGCCCGGATCTCGGCTACGCGCTGCTGCCGGCGTTCCGCGGTAAGGGCGTCGCCCGCGAGGCCGCCGAGGCCACCTTGCGCTTCGGTCGCGAGGCCTTCGGCCTGGAGGCGATCGTGGGCATCACGGCGCCGGGCAACCATGCCTCCGCTCGGGTGTTGGAGCATTGCGCCATGTATTGCGCCGGACACTTGCGCACGCACGTGGGCGAGTTGGTGAGCGAGTTCTTCATCCCCCGCGCCACCAGTGAACCGCCGAGCGCTTTCTTTCACGCTGATCGGGCAAGCTTGGTCGAGCCCGCAGACCTTTCCGCTCTGAGCGACCCCAGGCCTTGAGGAGATCAGTCGATGACCGACCGCCACGTTCGCTTCTACCATTCGCCCCAGTCGCGCTCCCGGGGCGTGCTGGCCCTGCTCGAGGAACTCGGTGCCGACTACGCCCTGGAGGTCCTCGATCAGCGCAAGGAGCAGCAGCGCAGTGCCGAATATCTGCAGCTCAATCCCCTGGGTAAGGTGCCCGCCATCGTGCACGACGGTGCCCTGGTGACCGAACAGGTGGCCATCTACATCTACCTAGCAGATCTGTACGCAGATCGCGGCATCGCCCCAGCGCTGGACGATCCGCGGCGCGGCCCCTACCTGCGCTGGATGGCGTTCTACGGCAGCTGCTTCGAACCGGCCATCATCGATCGCGCGCAGCAGCGCGAGCCGGGGCCTCACGCGATGTCGCCCTACGGCACCTTCGACGCGGTGATTGATGCGATCGCCGCCCAGCTCGGTGACCAGCCCTATCTGCTGGGCGAGTCTTTCACCGCCCTCGACATGCTCTGGGGCACCGCCCTCGGGTGGACCCTGGCCTTCGGCTTGCTGCCCGAACGGGATGCCTTCAAGGCCTATGCTGAACGCGTCGGGGCGCGCGAGTCGGTGGCCCGGGCCAGCGCGATCGATGAGGAGCTCCTGGGCGCGGACTAGCCTCAGATGACGCCGTCAGCGCGCAGGCGCTCGAGGCGTTCGGCATCGTAGCCGGGCAGGGTGCTCAAGACCTCTTGCGTGTGCTCGCCGAGGGAGGGCCCCGGCCAGTCCGTGCGCCCGGGCGTCTCCGTGAGTCGGGGCACCATGGCGGGGATGTGCAGGGGCTCGCCTTCCACCTCGACCTCCTCGAACAGCTCCCGCGCCTGGTACTGGGGATCGTTGAACATCTGGGCGACATTGTAGATCGGGCCCGCGGCGACCGCGGCACGCTCGAGCAGGGCGAGGGCGTCGCCGCCGCTGACGGTGCCGGCCCAGTCGGCGATGGCGCCGTCGATGCGGGCCTGCGCCTCCACCCGGCCGGCGTTGTGCGCCAGGGCGGGCTCGTCCGCGAGGTCATGGCGACCGATCGCTTCCATTAGGCGCCGATACATCGAATCGGTATTGGCGCCGATCACGATCAGGGTGCCGTCGCCGCAGCGATAGGTGTTGGAGGGCACGATGCCCGTGATCGTCGATCCTGAAGGCTCGCGGATCACACCGGCGCCCGAGTACTCCGGCACCACCCCCTCCATCATGTTGAACACGGATTCGAAGATGGAGACATCCACCACCTGGCCCGCCTGGGGGCTGCCTTTCAAGCGATTGATGTAGGCGAGGAGGATGCCGAAGGCGGCGTGCATGCCGGCCAGCGTGTCGCCGATGCTGAGGTTGGCGCGCACGGGGATCTCGTCCGGAAAGCCGTTGACGTAGCGTAAGCCGCCGAAGCCCTCGCAGACCGAGGCGAAGCCGGGCTTGTGCGCGTAGGGGCCGGTTTGCCCGTAGCCCGAAACCCGTGTGTAGATGAGCTCTGGGTTGGCTTCGCGGACGACGTCAGGACCGAGGTTCCACTTCTCCATCTGCCCTGGGCGGAAGTTCTCCACCAGCGCGTCGGCATCGCGCAGCAGGGCGAGCACGATGGCCTGACCTTCCGCGTGCTTGAGGTTGACGGTGACCGACTTCTTGTTGCGCGCGTGGCTCCACCACCACAGCGACGTACCGTTGCGCGTGATGCGCCAGCTGCGAATCGGATCGCCGCTGCCCGGCGGTTCAATTTTGATCACCTCCGCGCCGAAGTAGGCGAGCAGGGTGGAGGCGAAGGGGCCGGCCAGGATCTGGCCCATCTCCACCACGCGCATGCCGTCTAGGGGGCGCGGGGCCCCGCCGGTGTTCCCTGCGCTCATGGCAGGGCCGGCACGGGGAAGAGGTCCGGGCGCAGGAAGATCGTGGTGCGCTTGGCCAGGCGCGGCAGCTGGG includes the following:
- a CDS encoding tRNA-binding protein, yielding MELAQITYEDFAKVEMRVGRIVAVEPFPRARKPAWRLTIDFGEFGTRRSSAQITNYSEQALLERLVVAVANFPPRNIAGFQSEVLVLGATDEEGNIKLLAPDAGVVPGALIH
- the pqqE gene encoding pyrroloquinoline quinone biosynthesis protein PqqE encodes the protein MLESNAPAPIDLPEGITRPHWLLAELTYRCPLQCPYCSNPVDMARYREEMTTEEWKKVLYDARAMGAVQLGFSGGEPLVRKDLEELIAYGRELGYYSNLITSGVGMDEARVAAFREAGLDHIQISFQASDETLNNYIAGTNSFQHKLDMARAVKAHGYPMVLNIVIHRQNIDQIEAILDMAIDLEADFVELASTQYYGWSKVNADHLLPTRAQLERAEAIAHQYQAKMAGKMKIIYVVPDYFEDRPKACMNGWGSVFLTVVPDGRAMPCHAAGQLPGLEFPNLKNVSTFDAWCTSDAFNAFRGFDWMAEPCRSCPEKTKDFGGCRCQAYMLTGDARNADPVCAKSPHKSALLEEIDAIEARAEAGTVPEKPLVFRNMRNSRELVPSQ
- the pqqC gene encoding pyrroloquinoline-quinone synthase PqqC: MIEAFLPRRVPDEAPYSREEFQAKLQEKERLYHIHHPFQVRMNSGELDAEAIRGWTANRYYYQTTIPVKDAAIMANCPDRATRRLWIQRILDHDGSDGDEGGLEAWLALGAAVGLEREELEDHRHVLPGVRFAIDAYYNFARRATWQEAAASSLTELFAPKIHQKRLDNWPDHYPWIDASGYAYFRKRLSEARRDVQHGLTVTLDTFKTRYEQEYALNILQFKLDILWSMLDAMWMAYIEKKPPFYCCED
- the pqqB gene encoding pyrroloquinoline quinone biosynthesis protein PqqB; its protein translation is MQIRVLGSAAGGGYPQWNCNHPNSRRARAADPAAPQRTQSSLAVSADGSNWALFNASPDLRQQINDNDILHPRTGLRDSPIQAVVLTNADVDHVAGLINLRESQAYNIYATQRVLGVLDANPIFNVLNPAFVDRRSMTLGEDLHLHGAQDLDLGITVHPFAVPGKVALWLEDESKGDNFGSVDEDTIGLEVKRANGETAFFYLPACARMTEELAARLQGAPLVLFDGTLWVDDEMVRDGVGVKTGKRMGHMSLSGDDGSIEAFKHIDVQRKVFIHINTTNPVLAADTPQRAEVEAAGWEVSYDGMAISL
- a CDS encoding spondin domain-containing protein, with amino-acid sequence MQKNLIAVGALALTAAATSIAHADTFEVSVTNISRGVQFTPILVVAHSADIALWEFGAPASDELAFLAEDGDTTPLQTLLATVPDLVSDFGATEGLTDPGSSASVIVEGGEGFDRISLAAMLLPTNDSFVGADSLRVPRRVGGTRTYFAIGLDAGSEPNDEDCDNIPGPTCGGAGASPDEGGEGYVHVSGGIAGIADVTASVYDWRNPVARVTITRID
- a CDS encoding N-acetyltransferase family protein yields the protein MIRPVIPADAASIARIYNHYVTHTTATFEETPVSAGEMQGRIDQVARAKLPWLVAEDESGEITGYAYATRWKDRTAYRYAAEVSVYLAPSSVGKGLGSALYGELFPLTAQCGLRTLLAGITLPNPVSVALHEKFAMTQCARLPKVGYKFEQWLDVGYWVLDLHEHPPT
- a CDS encoding nuclear transport factor 2 family protein yields the protein MMDVETPRPPLPPFSREDALIKVRKAEDAWNTRDPDAVVLAYTLATQWRNRSEFPRGRAEVHAFLTRKWQRELDYRLIKELWAHEGNRIAVRFAYEWHDQAGNWFRSYGNENWEFAENGLMHQRHASINDVKIREADRKYHWPQGRRPDDHPSLSDLGL
- a CDS encoding GNAT family N-acetyltransferase, producing MPDSPAHPGESLICTARLRMRHLDERDALFLVELLNDPQFIALIGDREVRTHDDALAFLEYSIRDSYRAHGFGPYLIEWHGDEQDAGLAAGLCGLYRRDYLTCPDLGYALLPAFRGKGVAREAAEATLRFGREAFGLEAIVGITAPGNHASARVLEHCAMYCAGHLRTHVGELVSEFFIPRATSEPPSAFFHADRASLVEPADLSALSDPRP
- a CDS encoding glutathione S-transferase family protein, with translation MTDRHVRFYHSPQSRSRGVLALLEELGADYALEVLDQRKEQQRSAEYLQLNPLGKVPAIVHDGALVTEQVAIYIYLADLYADRGIAPALDDPRRGPYLRWMAFYGSCFEPAIIDRAQQREPGPHAMSPYGTFDAVIDAIAAQLGDQPYLLGESFTALDMLWGTALGWTLAFGLLPERDAFKAYAERVGARESVARASAIDEELLGAD
- a CDS encoding CaiB/BaiF CoA-transferase family protein, whose amino-acid sequence is MSAGNTGGAPRPLDGMRVVEMGQILAGPFASTLLAYFGAEVIKIEPPGSGDPIRSWRITRNGTSLWWWSHARNKKSVTVNLKHAEGQAIVLALLRDADALVENFRPGQMEKWNLGPDVVREANPELIYTRVSGYGQTGPYAHKPGFASVCEGFGGLRYVNGFPDEIPVRANLSIGDTLAGMHAAFGILLAYINRLKGSPQAGQVVDVSIFESVFNMMEGVVPEYSGAGVIREPSGSTITGIVPSNTYRCGDGTLIVIGANTDSMYRRLMEAIGRHDLADEPALAHNAGRVEAQARIDGAIADWAGTVSGGDALALLERAAVAAGPIYNVAQMFNDPQYQARELFEEVEVEGEPLHIPAMVPRLTETPGRTDWPGPSLGEHTQEVLSTLPGYDAERLERLRADGVI